CGGCGGCGTCCGGTTCCAGCCAGGCACCGACCGTCACGTTGATGTCGTATTTCCGGGCCAGTTCGGGAACCCGGGCCAGATCGGCCCGGACGGTGTAGGTGCGGATGGCGTGAACCTTGCCCGAGAGGAGTTTGAGATCCTCTTCGATCTGCGCCACGGTGGGGTGAAGTTCCTTGCTGGGATCCTGATCGGCCCGATAGGGCGAGAAAGCAAAGCCGACGATGCGGTTGGGCCAGAGAGGTTCCACTTTCGGCTGATTGAACCAAGCCCATAGGCTTAGGGTAACCAACGATATGGCCATCATGACAATTATATTTATTATCTTCATCTTGGCTCGATACGGTATTTCAGCTATCCGCTGGGGAGTGCCAATGGCCGTGGCTTGGCGTCAGGAAAAGCATTGCGGACGGGAAGACATGCTATCACTGCTTGGCTTGTGGTTCAATGACGCTTGCCTGGGAAGGATGCGGGGAGGCGAAGTCCGCCAGTCCGTGTTCCTGAAAGAATACACTGTAACGCTTGTCATGCATCAGGATGTGCTGTATAAGCCAGCGGTTGAGAAACATGGCCACGCGCATGCCAATCATATGGGAAGATCCAAGATTAAGGTCATATTGAAAATCGACGATTTTGCGGATCAGGTGGAGGTGTTCGCGGAAATGGGCTTCCCGAGAGGGGTAGCCGTATTCCAGCATGATGGCTTCTTCCCGGGCGAAGTGGTTGGTGGTATAGGTCACCAGCTTGTCCACGATGTGGGCGACCATGGCAAGGGACCGTTTTTCCAATGGTAAATCAAGCAGTTCCCGACTGATGGCGATCAGGTCGCGATGGTCCTTGTCCAGTCGGTCGATACCGACGGAGAACTCATCCCGCCATTCCATGGGGTAGGTGGTCATTGCAGGTTCTCGGGCTGGAGATTAACCTTTTTACATTCTAGTCGAAATTGTACGGGTCTCCAAGCAAATCCGCGTCTGTTGGCTGTGGTTGCAACGGAATGACGCCGACCGATTCCTTGCCGAGAGAGCGGGCCTGGACGACCAACTGCCGATGGTGGGTGAAAAGGATGACCTGGAGTCGGGAGCCGAGATCCAGAAGACGTTCCAGAGTGGCTTGACTGCGCCGGTCGTCGAAATGGACCAGGAGGTCATCGGCGATGAAGGGCAGGGGTTCGTGGCGTTGGGCCCACCAGTCCACCCCGGCGAGGCGCAGGGCCAGAAAACACTGATCACGGGTTCCGTCGCTCAACTGCTCCACGCCAAGGCACTCCCCGGCTGGATGGGTGAGGGCGGTCAGACGGCGTTGGCCCCGCTCTTCCCATTGGGCCTGCAACCCCCGGTAACGTCCCAGGGTCAGGTGGTGGAAATGGTGGCTGGCCCGGCCCAGCAGGGAGGTGGCATCCTCCTCTTGATGATGATCCAGCCCCTCCTCAAGCAGGAGTTGGGCCGTGGCCACCGTCAGCCAGCGCCGGGCGGCCTGGGACAGGGAGGCGTGCAACATGCTGCGCTCCTGAGCCACGACGGCGGCGTCGTGATTATCGGACCGTCCGCGCTGAATGGTTCTGCGTCGTTCGATGTCGGCGACAGTGGCTTCGATGTCGCTTTCCAGGCGGGAAAGCTCTTCCTGTACCTCATCCAGCCGGACCGCCGGGGGCGTGGTGTCCGAGACCTCCGTGACCAGGGCCTGCACCTCCTCCAGGGAGGCGCCCTCTCCTTCGGCGAGAATCTGTTCCCGCGTTTCATCGAGAGCCTGTTTTTTCAGGTTCTGCTCCCGGATGTGCGGCAGGGCGGCCAGGGTGGCCTCCACATTCTCCGGCAGGCCGAATCGCTGGATTGTCTCGCTCAAACGGAGCTGCAGGGAGTCACGTTCCCGGGTCAGACGGGCCCGTTCGGCCTGCAGGGAGACGAATTGTTTGCTCAGTTCCGCAGCGTGCCGGTCCCGCTGCTGGGCTTCCAGCAGCCGTTTCTGCAGGGCCTCCACAACCTCACCCGGAGCCTGTCCGGGCCAACGGGGATCCAGGGTCAGAAAGGGGCCGAGGCGGTTTCGATAGGTTTCCTGCCGACGTTGGACCTCACTTTTCAGGGCCAGGAGAGCCGTGTGTTTCTCCTCCAGAGCGTGGAACTCTTCCCAGCGGTCGGTGGCTTGCCGTCCCAATTCCGGCGGGGCTTGTTCCGGCAAACCCAGCCGGGGGGCCAGACCGGCCCAGCGTTCCCGCCAGCTCTCCTCGGCTTGACCCAGGCGTTGCCGTTGCTGCCGGTCCTGTTGTATCAACGCGGCCCGTTCGGCTCGGGCCCGACGCCGCTCTTCGGCCAGCCGGTGCTGTTCCTTCAGTCCGTTCAGTCCGTCTTGCGCCAGATTCACCCAGGCCTCCAGCGGGGCTTCCGGGGAGAGAGAAAAGCCCGTGGGGAGGGTGGAGAGCAGGTCGTTCAACCAGTGACGATGCCGCTTCTCCTCCTCCTGCTGAGTCCGGTTTTCGGCTTGAAGCCGTTTCAGGGACTGGTGGTGCTGCAATGCCTTGCTGCGGCGCTCCTTCCATTGCGCCAGTTGCTGTGGCTCCAGCGCCGCCAGGGAGGGGGCGGCAAGGGCCTGACGCCATCGGGATTCCTCCTTCTCCCGGGCGTCCCCGGCGAAGCGACGCTCCTCTTCCAAAGCGGCGCACTCCTCCTCCAAACGGTGAATGGTGCGCAGCAGCAGGTCGTATTCCGCCGCCCGTCCGGACTGGTTCTCCAGGAGATCGACCAGCCGGTCCGCCTCCACCAGCTTCTGCCAGAACCGGGAGAGGGCCTGTTGAGTCGGGGTGAGCGGCCCCTCTTGCAGCAACGACTCCAGCAGGAGTTGCCAATCCTGGTCCCGACGCTCCCGGGCTTGGGAGACCTCCCCTCGGGTGACGGGTTTGCCGGCCTGCAAAAAGCCCTGAAGCCGCTCCTGTTGGAGGGTGAGTTCCCGATGTTTCGCCTCCCGGGCCTTGCGGGCCTGGGATTCCCGTTGCCGCACCGTTTGCAGCCTGCCCTGAAACGCCAGAATCTCCTCTTCCGAAGGGAGAATCACCTGTTCCAGATCTTCGGCATGGCCTTGCCAGGGGGTCAGTTCGGCCAGGGCATCCTGACATTGCCGTTGCAGGGCCATTTCGGCAACGGGTTGGTCGGCGGTTTTGCGAGCCAGGGTGGCGCGGGATTCCTGAATGGCCGTTTCCCAATGGGAGAGGGTGGGCCACGGCAGGGGCAGCTCTTCTGCCGGGGGGAGTTCCGCCTCCAGGGCGGTGCGTTCCGCCAGACGTTCCTCAAGCTCTTGCCGTTGCTCCTGCAGACGGCGTATCTCCTCCAGAAGCTTCCGGGAACTTTTCAGCACCATGTCGCCGGGTGGAATGAGGCGTTCATCCCATTGCAGAGCGAGGAGGATGGCCTTTTTCCGCTCCCCGAGCAGGGCAAGCTGGGGCTGCAGGCTCTCCAGGGTATTCACATCGCTCCGGAAGAGGGCCTTCTCCGCGTAGAGGGTGTCAAGGGTTGTCTTGTCCTCAACCAAGGCGTCGTGCGACGGCAATTGGCTCCGTTCCGTTTCGAGACGCTCCAGATTCTCCTGAAGGCGTTCGAACCGGTCCTGGTTTTTTGCCCGTTCGGCAGCGAGGGAACGGATGTTCTCTTCAATGGCCGCCGGAAGCTCCGGAAGGGGCTCCTGTTGCTGCAACCACTCCCGTTGAAGGGTGTATCGGGCCAGCAGGGGGGCCAGGCGGCGAACCCGCTCCAGGGTGTGTCGTTCCCGCAGCAGGCTCTCCTTTTGTTGGCGCAGCAGGCCCAGTTGCCGTTGACTCGCCTGCAGGGCCTTCTCTTCCGCCTGCCAGGCGCTGCCGCTCAACTGGGCTTTTTGCTCCTCCTTGGCCAGGCTGCGCCACTGCTGATGAAGATCCCGGATGGTGGAGTTGCTGCGGCGGCGGGGGTCCAGAAGCCGGCCCATCTCGTCGGTCAACGCCTTCTTGATGGCCATCACCCGCTCGAAACCGCCCACCGCCTGGAAAAAGGCCTCTCCCATGGCCCCTTTGGCCTCCATGAGGCGTTTGCCGCCTTCCCGTAACCCGGCGTGGTCCAGGGCGAAGAGTTCCTGAAATACCCCCGTTTCCACCGGGCCGAGAAAGGAGCCCAGGAAACCGTCGGGCAACGGACGTCCCTGGGCATCGAGCAGGGTCTCCTGGCGTCCCTTGCGTCGGCGGAAGCACAGCCGCTCGCCGGCCCGGGTTTCGATCTCCCCTTCCAGGAGCAGTTGGCCATACCCGTGGCGAAAGGCGTAAGGGGTTTGGGGGTGCATGCCGAAGAGCCACTCCCGCAGGGCGGAGAGCAGGGTGGTCTTGCCTGCTTCGTTTTCCCCCCATACCAGCCACAGTTTCACCCCTTCACGGGAGAAGTCGAGGGACTGATCGGCGAAGTGTCCGTAACGGTGCAGGTGGAACTGGCGGATTCTCATCGCTCCTCCTCGCTCATCTGCCGCAGCAGATGGTCCAGGGAGGTGTCGATATGTTCCTGTAACACGCTTTCCGAGGGTTCGCCGCCTCCGAAAAGCTCCTCGGCGAGAGGGGCCGGCAGCTCCTTGCGCAAGGCGGCGAGGCGTTCCAGAAGACGGCTGCGGAATTCGGGGTGACCACTGCGGTTCTGCATGGTGTGCAGCAGTTGACGCATGGAACCGGTGGGCAGCGACCGGGAGATATCGACTCGCGCGGCCTGTTCCAGCCGGACCGATTCGATCACGATCTCCGCGTTGCAAGCTTCGGCCAGGGCCTGGCAGCGCATGCGCAGGGATTCCGGGTCAAGGCGCCGCAGAACGTGGTTGGGCGAGAGGTCGTCGAAGGTGATGCGAACCAGATTCAAGGGCGAGCTCAGTTCGGACAGGAGGGTTCCCAACCGGGCCTCCACGTCGTCCAGCACCTTTTCCTGACCGACTGAAAGGCGGAGGTGTTCCCAGCGAACGAGATCGATGGGCTGAAAACGGGCGTCCAGGCCCCCGTCTTCGGGGAACGTTTCCACCAGCAGGAATCCCTTGGCGCCGCATTCCCGCACGTTGCGTCCCTGGAGGTTGCCGGGGAAATGGATGGGTGGGGTGTCGCTGAGACATTCCCGTTGATGGATGTGACCCAGGGCCCAATAGTCGTAGCCACAGGCTTTCAGATCCGGGAGACGGCAGGGGGCGTAGGGGGCGTGGCCCTCCCGACCTTCGGCGGCGGTGTGCAGCAGACCGATGTTGAACAGATCGGCATGCGGGCCGGGAAACCGACCCAGGGGATTGTCGAGGACATCCCGTTTGGGATAGCTCCAGCCGTGAACCGCCGCGCCGGTCGCCGGGAGGAGACGGGTTTCGGGGGCTGCGCTGTCGAAACAGAAGACGTTTTCCGGAAGGGGCAGATCCCGAATCAGCGGGCTTTCGGCATCGTGATTGCCCAGAACCAGACAGACGGGGATGCCGGCTTCACGCAGCCGTCCCAGTTGGCGCACCAGAAAGAGCCCGGTGGAGAAGTCCTTCCACGGACCGTCGAAAAGGTCTCCCGCAATCAGCAGCAGGTCGATGCGTCGGGCCACGGCTTCATCCACCAGGGCGGTAAAGGCCTCTCGTGTCGCTCCGGCCAGCCTTTGCGCCAGGTTGCCTTCGAGGTGGGGCAAACCGGTGCAGGGACTGTCGAGGTGGATGTCCGCCGCGTGAATGAAGCGCATGGCCCTCCGGTCGTTTTACAGGCGGTCCAGTACCGATTGTTCGACGTGAATTTCCGTTCGCTTCTGCAGTCCCTTCAGAAAAGCGCCGAAGTACTCCTGTCCCAGGTGTCCGGTCAGGGACTCTTCCAGTTTGTTCCGGGCCTTTTCGAACTGGGTGGGATCGGCTTTGCCGATGGCCTCCAGACGCACGATCTGCAAGGTTTCTCCGGCGTCCAGAACCTGTTCGTGCAGGGGTTTGGCCATGCTGAGGGTAAAGGCGGCGGTCCGCACCGGGGTGGGAACCGTCGGCGTGGGGGATTGTTCCATGAAGGGATCGGAGCGCACCACGCTGATGGCGGGGTGCAGTTTGGCCGCCTCCTCCAGGGATTTGCCCTGCTGAAGCAGTTCCAGGGCCTGTTTCATCAGGGACATGCCCTTTTCCCGAGTCCGGGCGGCCAGCCACTGGGTCAGAACATCCTTGCGGGCCTCCTCCAGGGAGAGGGGTTGGGCATCGAGGCGTTCCTTGACCTGAAGGGCGAAAAAGACCCCGTCTCCGGCTTCGATGAGGGGGGAAATCTCCCCGACCGGGGTGTTGAAGGCGGCTTCAAGGAACTTGGCGTTTTGTTCGAGGCTGGTGGCGGTGTCGGAGGCCTCGCCGAGGGCGATGAAGCCGGTCTCCTTGTAGCGCAGATTGGCGTTTTTGGCCACATCCTGCAGATCGCCGGAGGCGGCGAGCTGATCTTCGATCTTCGTGGAGGCTTCGTAAACCAGATCGATGCCCTTGCGCTCTTCGAGTTGGGCCCGGATCTCGGCTTCAACCTCCTTGAGCTCCTTTTCCTTGCCTTCCCGGATGGTATCCACCCGGATCAGATGCCAGCCCGCTTCGGTGCGCACCGGTTCGGAGACCTGACCCAGGGGGAGGGAGAAGGCCACCTTCTCGAACTCCGGCGGCATGGAGCCGGGGCTGACCAGACCCAGCAGACCTCCCGAGGCGGCGCTGACATCCCGCGACTCCTTGCGGGCCACCTCCTCGAAGGATTGACCGCCGGCGATCCCTTTGGCCAGGGCCAGGGCCTTTTCCAGAACGGCCTGTTCACCGCCGGAGGTAGCGTCGACGGGAAGCAGAATATGGCGAAGATGTCGGGCCGGAGGCTGTCCGTAGGAGGAACGGTGTTCCTGGTAGTACTCCTGAATCTCCTCCGCCGTGACGGAAATGGCGGAGCGCACGCTGTCGGTGTTCAGGACGATATAGGAAACCCGCGCCTTGCGCGGCGAGAGGAACTTCTCCTGGTGTTCCTTCAAAAAGGCGGTCAAGGCGTCGTCGTCGGCCTTGAACTCGGCATTCAGCGCCATCGGTTTCAACTGCAGCGTGGCGATGGTGCGTTGTTCCCGCTCCAGATCGAAGAGGTGTTTGAGCAGCATGGAGGGGACCGCCACGGGAGTTTGCAGGGTGTTTTCCAACTGGGCGTTGGCCATGCCCTGGGACATTTGATTCTCGAACTCCCTCGGGGTCTGCCGGCGACTCTTCAAAAAGGTGTTGTAGCGGACCAGGTCGAATTTTTTGTCGGTCTGGAAGCCTTCCAGGTTGGCGATCTCCTCCCGCAGGGTCTCCGGGGAGGTGGTCAGGCGCAACTCCTGGATGGTGTTGAAAATCAGATATTGGCTGATGAGGGCCTGGAGGGTCTGGAATTTCAGCCCGAGCTGTTCGGCCATCTGGCGGTCGATCTGTCCGCCCGCCATCTGCTGCAGGCGGGAGAACTGCTGCTGGTAGGCCGTGTTGAACTCTTCGGGGGTGATCTCCCATTTGCCGACTTTGGCGACGGGAAGGGTCTCCTTGCGCTCCAGATAATTGCCCACGCCCCAAACGGCGAAGGTCAGGGCCAAAAAGAGCAGCAACAGTTTGATGAGCCAGGTCTTGGCTCCCCGCCGCAACACGTTGAGCATGGGGAGAATTTCCTTTGCCGGATGGAAAGCGCCTTGAAAAACGGGTACTTTAACGTCTGCAGGCCTCGTGCGCAACGTGTCAGGCAAAAAAGATGGGCGGGTTGAACGGTATGATCCGTCGCCCTGCGTCGCCATGCGTTGACTGGGATGCACGGCTTGTTTAGTTTTCCAGGATGGCCGCATGGGATTGGCGGCTTTGGGCAACCCGTCTTATTCCTGAATTTCGTCGCGAAACCGGCCAGGGCGCCTCAGGACAAGGCGCGCGATGCCTCGACGACCGGAACCGTGGTCGTTTTCCGCAGTGAGGATCGTCGAGCGAGCGCAACGCCGTCATGGCGCGATCCTGGTCCGGTTGCAGCAGAAATTCAGGAATGAGACGGGGGTAAAGGGAGCGGGGCGGCATGGAGATCATAAGAGGCTTGCATAACCTTCACCCGCGGCAACGGGGGGCGGTGGCGGCCATTGGCAACTTCGACGGGATTCATTTGGGACATCAGGATCTCTTCCGTGGCGTGAAGGAGCTGGCTGCGCGGCAGGGTGCGCCGGCCATGGCCATCACCTTCGATCCCCATCCCCGTCATGTACTGGATCCCGCATCCTCGCCGTCGCGCATCACCGGACTGCGTGGCAAGGCCCGCTGGATGGCCCATTATGGCATCGACGCCATGTTTCTGCTCCATTTCGATCACCATCTGGCGGCCATGGAGGCGGCGGATTTCGCCGGGGAGTACCTGGTCGGGCATCTGGGGCTGGCCGGTCTGGTGGTGGGCTTCAATTTTCGTTTCGGGGCGCGGGGCGCGGGGGATATCGCCCTGTTGCGCGAGGTGGGACGGCGGAACGGTTTCCCGGTTTGGGAACATCCGCCCTTTTTTCACCAAGGCGACCCCGTCTCTTCCACCCGGGTGCGGGAAACGGTGTTGTCCGGGGATCTCCTTCAGGCCGAAGCCCTGCTGGGGCGACCCTTCGAGATCGAAGGCAAAGTGGGGCATGGTGCGGGTCGCGGCGGTCGTCTGGGGTGTCCCACGGCGAATCTCTCTCTGGCCGGATTCCTGCATCCCCCACGAGGAGTCTATATTTCGGAAGCCTGGGTGGACGGCGTCTGGTATCCCGCCGTGTCCAACATCGGCTGCAATCCCACCTTCGGGGGGGAGCATCCCCGCCTGGAGACCCATATTCTGGCGGAAGTGGGGGTGTTGTACAGTCGCGGCATTCGCATCCGCTTTTGCAAATGGCTGCGGGACGAGCGCCCCTTTCCCGATGCCCGGGCCCTTTTGACGCAGATTGAACACGATATCGCCACGGCCCGGACCTGGTTCGAACACCATCCGGTGGGGGGTGGCGACTCTTTGTGAAGGAATCGTTGGAATGCGGGAGAGAAGCATGCTTTACTGGGGGTTGGGTACCGGGGCTGTCGTCCTGCTGCTGGATCAGTGGACCAAGGCCTTTTTCTCGCAACTGCTGTGGCACTCCGGCATCACCCTGATACCGGGTTTTCTCAACCTGGACCTGGTTCACAATCAGGGTGCGGCCTTCGGCATGTTCCGCTCCCTGGAACCGATGTGGCGGGATGGTATCCTCGTTCTGGTCGCCGTGGTCGCCGTGGTGTTGATCGTGGCCATGCTGCGCAAAACCCCCGATCTGTTCAGCGCCCTGGCGCTGGGACTGGTGCTGGGCGGGGCCATCGGCAATCTGGTGGACCGCCTGCGCTTCGGATGGGTGGTCGATTTCATTCATGTACACTGGTACGAACTCTCCTGGCCGGTGTTCAATGTGGCCGACAGCGGCATCACGGTAGGAATCGGCATGTTGATCTGGCAAAGTTTCTTCTTCAACAAGGATGGATCACGATGACGTCTCGGCACCTTTTCCTGGCAGTTGTCCTGGCCACCCTCGTCGGGGGCTGTTCCAGCACCTTTCGCATGCCCTGGGAGGATAGCTCCCTGGAGGTCAACCGCATTGCCACCCGGGAGCCTTTGGAGGTTCCCCCGGATCTCTACAGCCTGCCCCAGGCGGGAGAGAGCCCGGCTGCCGAGGAGTCTTCCAAATCCTCTTCCGCCCGGGATCACCTCTTCGGCAAGAAGGAGGCGCGGGGGGAGAACGCCCGGCGTAGCGAATCCGGCGGGCTTCCCGGCTGGATGGGCAGTGGCGGCAAGAATCCGTAAACCGCCGCAATCAGGCTGGAGGATGGCATGAAAGGCGTGTTGCGACGGGCCGTGGGCTTGTTGTTGCTGGTGTTCGCCCAGGAGGTCTCGGCAGGGGACACCGTAGCGGAGAAAACCTGGCTGGCGCACCGGGACTTTCGTCTTGAAAACGGGCTGCGGGTGGTCCTGGTTCAGGAGCCCAAGGCGCCGGTGGTGGTGACCCAGGTCTGGTACCGCGTGGGTTCGGTGGACGAGGAGCCGGGACGCACCGGGCTCTCCCACATGCTGGAACACATGATGTTCCGGGGCACCCCCGACCATCCCGACGGGGAGTTCTCCCGCATCGTTTCCCACCTGGGAGGTGATGACAACGCCTCCACCTCCCAGGATTTCACCCAATACTACGTCAAGATCGCCTCGAACCATCTGGAGCGGATTCTGGCTCTGGAAGCCGATCGCATGCACAACCTCCGTCTGGAGGAGGAGGTGTTGCGCACCGAAAACGCGGTGGTTCAGGAGGAGCGTCGCAGTCGCACCGACAGCGATCCCCAGGCCCGCATGGCCGAAAAGTTTCAGGAACGGCTCTTCTCCGGTCATCCCTACGGCCATCCCATCATCGGCTGGATGGCCGACATTCAGGCCCATCGGCGGGATGATCTGGCTCGCTGGTACCGCCTTCATTACGCGCCGAACAATGCCGCGCTGGTCGTGGTCGGGGATTTGGATCTCGATCGGGCGCAACGTCTCGTGGAAACCTATTTCGCCTCGATTCCACCGGCGGAATCCCTGCCCGACGGTCGTATCGCCCGTCCGCCGCTTCCCGAACAACCGCAACGTCTGGTGGTGGAGGATGCCACCGCCCGGGTCGGGTTGTGGAACATGGCCTTCAGCGCCCCCTCTCTGGCTCAGGGGGACGCCGAGCGGGAGGTGATGGCCTGTGAGGTTCTCACCGAACTTCTGGGCGGCGGCCTCTCCAGCCGGCTTTACCGCCGCCTGGTGGTGGAGGAGCAGCTTGCGGTGGCGGTCAACGCCGGATACGGCGGGATGGAGCGGGGAGGGGGCACCATTCAGCTTCAGGTCACCCCCCGGTCGGGGGTCGACGCGGTGCGTATCGAGGAGCAGGTGCGGGCCGTGATCGAGCGGTTGCGGCAGGAACCGGTCGATGAGACCGAGCTTCAGCGGGTGCGGAACAACCTGATCGCGGGGCATGTCTTCACCCAGGATTCGGCCTATTATCTGGCCCACAGCATCGGGCGTTCCGTGACGGCGGGTATCGACTGGCGCGGTCAGGTGCTGGACTATCCGCATCATCTTCGGGAGGTTGCGGTGGCGGATGTGCAGGCGGCGGCCGGGCGTTATCTGGATCCGCAACGGGCCACCATCGGCTGGTTGCAACCGGCTGGGCAACGCTCCGGGGGCTCCTCACCGGTGGAGGCCACACCATGATCAAGCGACTGATTCTGGGGATGTTGCTGGTGATGTCGGTCATACCCCATGGCCGGGCCGCCGCCCTGAAAGCGCAGCACGGGGAGACGGATCGGGGCATGCCGGTCTACCTGGTGGAGAGCCATACCCTGCCGATGGTGCAGATCCGCCTGCTGATTCGCGCCGGGAGCGCCTACGATCCCGAGGGGAAGGAAGGGCTGTCGGAGTTGACGGCCTGGATGTTCAACGAAGGCGCCGGACCGTGGGACGGGCAGGCTTTTCAGGAGCGGCTCGAATTCCACGGCGTGCGGTTGCAGGCTCAATCCGGTCGGGATCTGTTGTCGATCTCCGTGACCACCTTGACGGAACATGCGGAGGAGGCCTGGCATCTGCTGGGGGAAGCGCTGATTCGTCCCCGTCTCGATGGGGCAGCCTTTGGCCGGGCCATCGAGGATCTGCTCTCCAACCTGGAAAAAGAGCGGGAAGAACCCACGACCCTGGCCCAGAAGGCCCTTTGGCAACGGGTTTACGGCAAACACCCCTACGGCAAGCCCGCGAAAGGGCGCGTTGAATCGGTTCGGGGTCTGACCCTCGCCGATCTGGCGGATTTCCGGGACAAGGCCTTTCGGGGCCCCGGCATGGTCATGGCCGTGGCCGGGGATCTGGACTGGGAACGGCTGAGCCGGCTCAACGCCACCTATTTGAAGGATCTCAACGCCGAACCGGGTCCCTTCGCACCCATTGAAAAGGCTCCCGATTCCCTTTCGGGTCAGAGTCTGCATATTCCGCTGGAGACGCCCCAGACCGCGTTGCTGCTGGGCCGGGTTGGCATCGACCGGCACGATGCGGACTATTTCCCCCTGATGGTGTTGAACCACATGCTGGGCGGCAGCGGCCTGACCAGCCGACTTTCCCTGGAGATTCGCGAAAAGCGGGGTCTGACCTACGGTGTCGATTCGGCCTTCGATCCGTTGGAGGGGAGGGGCGCCTTTCTGATCTCGCTGCGCACCAAAAACGCCTCCGTCCGGGAGGCTCTCGAACTGGTGAAACGGGAGTTGAAACGCACCGTTCAGGAGGGATTTTCGGAAGAGGAGGTGGCGGAGGCCAAGCGTAATCTGATCGGCTCCTTCCCCCTGCAATTGGACGGGCTGGGCAAGCTGGCCACCAACTGGAGCAATATCGGCTTTTACCGTCGCGGCCCGGATTATCTGGAACAGTGGGCCAGTCGGGTGGAGGGGGTGAGCCTCGGTGATCTGCGGCGGGTGGCTGCCCGGTTGTTGAATCCGGAGGGTTTTTCGGTGGTGACGGCCGGCGGGCTGGATCCGGGTCTGCCGGCGACCCAACCCCTGCTTGAGGAGTCGGACAAAAAGCCGGAAAAGTGAGTCCGTTTCTGTTTCGCTGATACCGGGGGCCGGGGGGATACCCCCCGTATGCCGTGCGTTTCGTCAGAAAGTGTCAATTTTCCGTGAACCAGGTATCGAAGGCCAGATGCAGCAGCAGGTGGACCTTTCGGGCGGTCAGGATCAGCTCTTCCGTGCGTCCGGCCAGGAGCAGTTTTTCGCAAAGTTCGTCGTGAAAGGCCTCGCCGAAGCCCTCGT
This portion of the Magnetococcales bacterium genome encodes:
- a CDS encoding insulinase family protein, encoding MKGVLRRAVGLLLLVFAQEVSAGDTVAEKTWLAHRDFRLENGLRVVLVQEPKAPVVVTQVWYRVGSVDEEPGRTGLSHMLEHMMFRGTPDHPDGEFSRIVSHLGGDDNASTSQDFTQYYVKIASNHLERILALEADRMHNLRLEEEVLRTENAVVQEERRSRTDSDPQARMAEKFQERLFSGHPYGHPIIGWMADIQAHRRDDLARWYRLHYAPNNAALVVVGDLDLDRAQRLVETYFASIPPAESLPDGRIARPPLPEQPQRLVVEDATARVGLWNMAFSAPSLAQGDAEREVMACEVLTELLGGGLSSRLYRRLVVEEQLAVAVNAGYGGMERGGGTIQLQVTPRSGVDAVRIEEQVRAVIERLRQEPVDETELQRVRNNLIAGHVFTQDSAYYLAHSIGRSVTAGIDWRGQVLDYPHHLREVAVADVQAAAGRYLDPQRATIGWLQPAGQRSGGSSPVEATP
- a CDS encoding insulinase family protein → MIKRLILGMLLVMSVIPHGRAAALKAQHGETDRGMPVYLVESHTLPMVQIRLLIRAGSAYDPEGKEGLSELTAWMFNEGAGPWDGQAFQERLEFHGVRLQAQSGRDLLSISVTTLTEHAEEAWHLLGEALIRPRLDGAAFGRAIEDLLSNLEKEREEPTTLAQKALWQRVYGKHPYGKPAKGRVESVRGLTLADLADFRDKAFRGPGMVMAVAGDLDWERLSRLNATYLKDLNAEPGPFAPIEKAPDSLSGQSLHIPLETPQTALLLGRVGIDRHDADYFPLMVLNHMLGGSGLTSRLSLEIREKRGLTYGVDSAFDPLEGRGAFLISLRTKNASVREALELVKRELKRTVQEGFSEEEVAEAKRNLIGSFPLQLDGLGKLATNWSNIGFYRRGPDYLEQWASRVEGVSLGDLRRVAARLLNPEGFSVVTAGGLDPGLPATQPLLEESDKKPEK